A stretch of the Ktedonobacteraceae bacterium genome encodes the following:
- a CDS encoding S8 family serine peptidase encodes MQSNQGDSTAWSELTMAWIEDQVAISFHSTRPFYGSSPEEIIASLHLNNLNQFLSHRGFALSTISAQDIPHPRPVEEDQGRDEEQGEKAAKTLEVVGEEGIEALRRRIEALEKMVLHPTRDDDDGQSENGKDDINNPRGKYLFPSPSDNGTIVMGYFGIQQVPMPHPIQDARVANQTGNCCEGPSNTRQVVNLLNSNLNVLRRLGKVPITAAAPNWLGDSAPHCHGGGGPGSPPIPVPVKNTCSSTPGYWPITLPDLDSPHPSPIAGMTGEGVTIYVLDTMPELHPDDILKAAGDAGASNLLLQEIAQEMTRSTSPFIRREYQYLPDHLKENADDKIITGYDIYGQPYGFNMEDHGLFVTGIVRDLARRADIHYIRVLNDYGTFDTLTLIATLQNILKLMLRDAEDGGLRGRPVVINLSLVLAPPQEELTGFWLGDDGSFPPDSTSKKSSGPGLLLIGLHKVIQSLTALGAVVVAAAGNDSNSPSTPYRRGPRFPAAFPEVISVGAVDKCYRAASYSNYPALPPHHNGVATYGGSRPIAVPPVGPQGTVPPGTIGPDPHYWTAARDIDSPIGVFSSRRYPKLVAEEQPPEYKEPNAHAWAYWSGTSFATPIISAVAARLLQKFHALGIPHHLWSLEAMRAITTSAGQYQWLTGDHALETQADFTTGSNVGIGLLKAYQCMEAQDCPDREDAQV; translated from the coding sequence ATGCAAAGCAATCAAGGCGACAGCACAGCCTGGAGCGAATTGACCATGGCCTGGATTGAAGACCAGGTAGCGATATCATTTCATTCCACGCGCCCATTTTATGGTTCCTCCCCCGAAGAAATTATCGCCTCCTTACACCTGAACAACCTCAATCAGTTCCTCAGTCATCGTGGATTTGCGCTCAGCACTATCAGCGCCCAGGATATTCCCCATCCGCGTCCTGTAGAAGAAGATCAAGGCCGGGATGAAGAGCAGGGCGAGAAGGCGGCAAAAACGCTAGAAGTCGTGGGAGAAGAGGGCATTGAAGCGCTCAGACGAAGGATAGAGGCGCTCGAAAAAATGGTACTGCATCCCACAAGAGACGATGACGATGGGCAGTCCGAAAACGGCAAGGACGACATCAACAATCCACGCGGCAAGTACCTGTTCCCATCTCCTTCAGATAACGGCACCATTGTCATGGGTTACTTTGGCATTCAACAGGTGCCGATGCCTCATCCCATTCAAGATGCGCGCGTAGCGAACCAGACCGGGAATTGCTGCGAAGGACCTTCGAATACACGCCAGGTCGTCAACCTGCTGAATAGCAATCTGAACGTGCTCAGGCGGCTCGGAAAAGTTCCTATCACCGCTGCTGCGCCCAACTGGCTTGGAGATAGCGCACCCCACTGCCATGGTGGTGGCGGGCCTGGCTCACCCCCCATTCCGGTACCGGTGAAAAATACATGTAGTTCCACTCCCGGCTACTGGCCTATCACTCTTCCTGACCTCGATTCTCCCCATCCATCCCCCATCGCGGGCATGACCGGCGAAGGCGTCACCATCTATGTGCTGGATACCATGCCCGAATTGCACCCGGATGATATTCTAAAAGCTGCCGGAGACGCCGGCGCCAGTAACCTGCTGCTGCAAGAGATCGCCCAGGAGATGACACGCTCTACCTCGCCTTTTATTCGCAGGGAATATCAATACCTGCCGGATCATCTTAAGGAAAATGCCGACGATAAGATCATAACCGGCTACGACATCTATGGGCAGCCTTATGGCTTCAACATGGAAGATCATGGCCTCTTTGTTACCGGCATCGTCCGTGACCTGGCTCGCCGCGCCGACATTCACTATATCCGCGTGCTGAACGACTACGGCACATTCGACACGCTCACCCTGATTGCTACCCTACAAAATATCCTGAAGCTTATGCTGAGGGATGCCGAAGATGGCGGACTGCGCGGAAGGCCGGTCGTGATTAATCTGAGCCTTGTCCTCGCGCCCCCTCAAGAGGAATTAACCGGTTTCTGGCTTGGAGATGATGGCAGCTTCCCTCCAGATTCCACCAGCAAGAAATCGTCAGGACCAGGTCTGCTCTTGATAGGTTTGCACAAAGTCATCCAGAGTCTGACCGCGCTCGGAGCCGTCGTCGTAGCCGCCGCGGGCAACGACTCGAATAGCCCCAGCACGCCCTATCGCCGCGGCCCCCGTTTTCCCGCCGCTTTCCCGGAAGTCATCTCTGTCGGTGCCGTCGATAAATGCTATCGCGCCGCCTCCTACAGCAACTACCCGGCCTTGCCCCCGCATCACAATGGAGTCGCAACGTATGGGGGCAGCAGGCCCATCGCCGTGCCTCCCGTAGGTCCACAGGGCACCGTTCCTCCAGGCACTATCGGCCCCGATCCGCACTACTGGACCGCGGCCAGGGACATCGACTCGCCCATTGGCGTCTTCAGTTCGCGTCGCTATCCCAAGCTTGTAGCAGAGGAGCAACCGCCGGAATATAAGGAACCCAACGCGCACGCCTGGGCATATTGGTCGGGAACATCCTTCGCCACGCCCATTATCAGCGCCGTCGCCGCGCGCCTGCTACAGAAATTCCACGCCCTTGGAATTCCGCATCATCTCTGGTCTCTCGAAGCCATGCGAGCCATCACCACCTCAGCCGGGCAATATCAATGGTTGACCGGAGATCATGCCCTGGAAACGCAAGCAGACTTCACCACTGGCAGCAATGTCGGTATTGGCTTGCTCAAAGCATATCAATGCATGGAGGCCCAGGACTGCCCGGATAGGGAAGATGCGCAGGTCTAA
- a CDS encoding M20/M25/M40 family metallo-hydrolase, with translation MNAQSRPDLSDIFAYIDAHSEAFLARLIDYLRRPSISAYGEGIAEVAEYIAGVMRQMGLAVRILPTKGWPMVFGEYHLRPDAPTVLLYGHYDVQPPDPLEEWISPPFEPAIRDGRLYARGVGDNKGQHFAQLMALESIMVCRGTLPCNVKVLLEGEEEVGSPHMPDFVREHRDELKADLMIVSDGPVHENGQSTISFGVRGVLDIELRARGANRDLHSGHWGGIVPDPLWTLVHLLASMKNERGEITIEGFYDNVQPLTDLEREALAKLPVDVDEVKRSLGLQRLDEPQERGYFERLAAWPTLTINGIHGGYGGPGSKTVLPHEAVAKCDIRLVEAQTAEEILAKVKAHVQRHAPEVSVTSYGGMDPSKTPLDSPFTEPLRQAITAAQGAEPLLVPAKGASLPNYVFTKTLGIPVFGVPYANPDESNHAPNENMEVARFFMGIKTGAAMLMYLGQ, from the coding sequence ATGAATGCTCAATCCAGACCTGACCTGAGCGATATTTTTGCCTACATCGACGCCCATTCCGAGGCATTTTTGGCGCGATTGATCGATTACTTACGGCGTCCAAGCATTAGCGCGTATGGCGAAGGAATTGCTGAGGTCGCGGAATATATTGCCGGGGTGATGCGGCAGATGGGGCTGGCGGTACGCATTCTGCCAACGAAAGGTTGGCCGATGGTGTTTGGCGAGTATCACCTGCGCCCGGATGCTCCAACAGTGCTGCTTTATGGGCATTATGACGTCCAGCCGCCTGATCCGCTTGAGGAATGGATCTCGCCGCCTTTTGAGCCTGCTATTCGCGATGGTCGTCTCTATGCGCGGGGCGTAGGTGATAACAAGGGACAGCACTTTGCGCAACTCATGGCGCTGGAAAGTATTATGGTCTGCCGTGGCACGCTGCCCTGTAATGTCAAGGTATTGCTCGAGGGTGAGGAAGAGGTAGGCAGTCCGCATATGCCGGATTTTGTGCGCGAGCATCGAGATGAATTAAAGGCCGATTTGATGATTGTCAGCGATGGACCGGTACATGAGAACGGACAATCTACGATCAGCTTTGGCGTGCGCGGGGTGCTGGATATAGAATTGCGCGCTCGTGGCGCCAATCGCGACCTGCATTCCGGCCACTGGGGAGGAATAGTGCCCGATCCGCTCTGGACGCTGGTTCACCTGCTGGCCTCGATGAAAAATGAGCGCGGCGAGATCACCATCGAGGGTTTTTATGATAACGTGCAGCCCTTGACCGATTTGGAACGTGAAGCGCTGGCAAAGCTGCCCGTTGATGTGGATGAAGTCAAGCGATCACTGGGTTTGCAGCGCCTGGATGAGCCACAGGAACGTGGCTATTTTGAACGCCTGGCAGCATGGCCTACACTGACAATCAACGGCATTCATGGCGGTTACGGCGGTCCAGGCTCCAAAACTGTTTTGCCACACGAGGCTGTTGCCAAGTGCGATATCCGCCTGGTAGAGGCGCAGACCGCCGAAGAGATTCTGGCGAAGGTCAAAGCGCACGTGCAGCGTCACGCCCCTGAGGTTAGCGTCACAAGCTATGGTGGAATGGACCCGTCGAAAACGCCACTGGATTCGCCGTTTACCGAGCCACTGCGACAGGCTATCACCGCCGCCCAGGGCGCTGAACCCCTACTCGTACCGGCTAAAGGGGCCAGCCTGCCCAATTATGTCTTTACGAAAACGCTGGGTATTCCGGTCTTTGGCGTTCCCTACGCCAATCCCGACGAGTCCAACCACGCGCCAAATGAGAATATGGAAGTGGCACGATTCTTTATGGGCATCAAGACGGGGGCCGCTATGCTCATGTATCTAGGGCAATAA
- the groES gene encoding co-chaperone GroES has translation MAKIHPIGDRVVVKPAAKEEVTKSGIVIPDTAKEKPQEGTVIAVGSGRLLDNGDRAALDVREGDRVLFAKYGGTEFKLDGEEYLVLKENDILAVIG, from the coding sequence GTGGCAAAGATTCATCCAATTGGCGACCGCGTGGTCGTAAAGCCCGCCGCTAAAGAAGAAGTGACCAAAAGCGGCATCGTTATTCCTGACACCGCCAAAGAGAAGCCCCAGGAGGGGACTGTCATCGCCGTCGGCAGTGGCCGATTGCTGGACAATGGTGATCGCGCAGCGCTGGATGTGCGCGAAGGTGATCGCGTCCTGTTCGCCAAGTATGGCGGCACCGAGTTCAAACTCGATGGCGAAGAATATCTTGTATTGAAAGAAAATGACATTCTGGCCGTGATCGGCTAA
- the groL gene encoding chaperonin GroEL (60 kDa chaperone family; promotes refolding of misfolded polypeptides especially under stressful conditions; forms two stacked rings of heptamers to form a barrel-shaped 14mer; ends can be capped by GroES; misfolded proteins enter the barrel where they are refolded when GroES binds): MAKQLMFDEEARRSLKKGIDILAGAVKTTLGPKGRNVALDKKFGAPSVTHDGVTVAKEISLENPFENMGAQLLKEAATKTNDVAGDGTTTATVLAQAVVNEGLKNLAAGANPMQLKYGIDKGTEAVVEYIRSVAIPVETKKDIAQIATNSAADETIGNLIAEVMDKVGKDGVITVEESRGTNFETEYVEGMQIDKGYISAYFVTNTEKMEASLDNPYILITDKKISAVQDILPILEKMTQQGRRDIVIIAEDVDGEALATLVVNKLRGILNVLAVKAPGFGDRRKEMLRDIAVLTGGQVISEEMGRRLDNTTLADLGSARTVVSTKDDTTIVEGHGDPADIQARIRQIKAQIDETTSDYDREKLQERLAKLSGGVALIKVGAGSEVELKYRKTRVEDALSAARAGVEEGMVPGGGVALLNAIEALDKLHLEGDAATGVNILRRALEEPLRQLAINGGKDGSVIVEGVRRGQKEHNNKNYGYNVLTDQYEDMFQAGITDPAKVTRSALQNATSIAAMILTTEALITDLPEKEKPAAPAMPEY, translated from the coding sequence ATGGCAAAACAACTGATGTTCGACGAGGAAGCTCGTCGATCCCTGAAAAAGGGCATCGATATTTTGGCCGGAGCGGTCAAAACAACTCTTGGCCCCAAGGGGCGCAACGTCGCGCTGGATAAAAAGTTCGGCGCCCCCAGCGTCACTCATGATGGTGTGACCGTCGCCAAAGAGATTTCGCTTGAGAATCCTTTTGAGAATATGGGCGCGCAGCTGCTCAAAGAAGCTGCCACCAAGACGAACGATGTAGCCGGTGATGGCACCACCACTGCTACTGTACTGGCCCAGGCCGTTGTCAATGAAGGCTTGAAGAACCTGGCCGCCGGCGCCAACCCCATGCAGCTCAAATATGGTATCGACAAGGGCACCGAGGCGGTCGTCGAATATATCCGCTCCGTGGCAATACCGGTTGAAACCAAGAAAGATATCGCGCAGATTGCTACGAACTCCGCCGCCGATGAGACGATTGGTAACCTGATTGCGGAAGTGATGGACAAGGTCGGTAAAGATGGCGTCATCACCGTTGAGGAATCGCGCGGCACCAACTTCGAGACCGAGTATGTCGAAGGTATGCAGATCGACAAGGGCTACATCTCCGCTTACTTTGTCACCAATACCGAGAAGATGGAAGCCTCGCTTGATAACCCCTATATTCTGATTACCGATAAGAAGATCAGCGCCGTGCAGGACATCCTGCCCATTCTTGAGAAGATGACCCAGCAGGGACGCCGCGATATCGTGATTATCGCCGAGGATGTCGATGGTGAGGCGCTGGCCACACTGGTCGTCAACAAGCTGCGCGGTATTCTGAACGTACTGGCAGTCAAGGCCCCTGGCTTTGGTGATCGGCGCAAAGAGATGCTGCGCGATATCGCCGTACTAACCGGCGGTCAGGTCATCAGCGAAGAAATGGGCCGCCGCCTAGACAACACAACTCTGGCCGATCTCGGTAGCGCCCGTACCGTCGTGTCTACCAAAGATGACACCACGATTGTTGAAGGTCATGGCGATCCGGCCGACATCCAGGCCCGCATCCGCCAGATCAAGGCTCAGATCGATGAGACCACCAGCGATTATGACCGTGAGAAGTTGCAGGAGCGCCTGGCGAAGCTCTCCGGTGGCGTTGCCTTGATCAAGGTTGGGGCAGGCTCCGAGGTCGAGTTGAAGTATCGCAAGACCCGCGTTGAGGACGCGCTCTCCGCTGCCCGCGCTGGCGTAGAAGAGGGCATGGTTCCCGGCGGTGGTGTCGCGCTGTTGAACGCTATCGAGGCCCTGGATAAACTGCATCTTGAGGGCGATGCCGCGACCGGCGTCAACATCCTGCGCCGCGCTCTTGAAGAGCCCCTGCGCCAGCTCGCCATCAACGGCGGTAAAGATGGCTCAGTCATCGTCGAAGGCGTGCGTCGCGGTCAGAAAGAGCATAACAACAAGAACTACGGCTATAACGTCCTCACCGACCAGTACGAGGATATGTTCCAGGCCGGTATCACCGATCCCGCCAAGGTGACTCGTTCCGCGCTGCAGAATGCTACCAGCATCGCGGCCATGATCCTGACCACCGAGGCCCTGATCACTGATCTGCCTGAGAAAGAGAAGCCCGCTGCTCCGGCAATGCCCGAGTACTAG
- a CDS encoding biotin/lipoyl-containing protein, with protein sequence MAYISTVNDRSHTIDTGENSDQREISIDGTRLSIDWRHIAPLAADAKGQVGTGGRYSLLIGGKSYEVFARRIATPGEKDGITYEVQVAGQRFEVHVEDEREKALAGSIKTHETGEAMVRAPMPGLVLGITLEVGQSVERGQTVVVLEAMKMENDLSSPITGKIKEIRVNKGQTVNQGDVLVVVSSEQDK encoded by the coding sequence ATGGCATATATTTCTACTGTCAATGACCGATCACACACCATTGATACCGGCGAAAACAGCGATCAACGCGAAATTAGCATTGATGGCACGAGACTGAGCATCGATTGGCGGCACATCGCGCCTCTGGCAGCCGATGCAAAAGGGCAGGTAGGCACGGGTGGGCGCTATAGCCTGCTCATTGGGGGTAAATCATACGAAGTCTTCGCCCGCCGCATTGCAACGCCCGGCGAGAAAGATGGGATCACCTATGAAGTCCAGGTTGCCGGGCAGCGTTTCGAGGTGCATGTCGAGGACGAACGCGAGAAGGCCCTGGCCGGTTCGATTAAGACACACGAGACGGGCGAGGCAATGGTACGCGCTCCTATGCCTGGCCTGGTGCTCGGCATAACGCTAGAGGTAGGCCAGAGCGTAGAACGTGGCCAGACGGTCGTGGTCCTCGAAGCCATGAAGATGGAGAACGACCTGTCCTCCCCCATTACCGGCAAGATCAAAGAAATCCGTGTGAATAAGGGCCAGACCGTGAATCAGGGAGATGTGCTGGTCGTGGTGAGCAGCGAACAGGATAAGTGA
- a CDS encoding AAA family ATPase, producing MQIPFHDPLTIEATRDNEHDALPLVGRETELQVISLLLETVARDRPAGARALTISGEMGAGKTRLLAEMHKMARGRGFSVLESSAYESGRLFPYFPFIEALRPVLRSSTRVQLSRYLGLDVVEKDASPDGERGEIAFPGIAMVTALADLFPELPGKLSVPIATPERSAGQEKFRLFDTIATLLERLALDRPLLLSIDNLQWADSASLELMLYLTIRLRGSQVALAGATRPPGRFNATGHTPEMGVSVAATAAAARALSDLMRQGLLRVLPLSPLNEEAMIRHLHALLPGEIAADLIQSLVSRAGGNVFFLEELVRVLAQDKRLALQEGAWQARGVDAPLPESITIAVEQRLQGLSTRCRELLCVASLFGSTFPLAALMQVVQQDEEQTRFLLDEARGAQVIKRIPGATSHQALDAYRFCQGVVQEVMQGALPVERTRFLHGAIGRALEASYGEAAAAHAAELARHFVLSGEKEAALHWSLLAGEDAIRQQALREAIAYLRVVLELLEVSRELDAGQKAILAIQTRVALGESWSKLGELEQAREAFQGAISEFQQERVSGRQLHDAFPFLLAKANRLLADVYRMQGRYDLALAHLRAAQDAIAAENNKNDSQAHTQLSVPWLQGRSFSSGRRVLSPERVTATERLLLLQASAMLDIFLNRGKEAETALWQSHQLATAIGDQSSQAFALHLIGWIRGWGEHIFEAIRLLKQACELYIAVGDPYRAALGEQGLGIIYLTLGEIEQARLYTERALHRARRYGVRYILGWLYWNEAEIALTAGDWSSCESQLQQAMQEAEELNNVRLKPVVIQSQAQLHFRRGNWDQAERLFSAAIQAASNTEWYPSTLALYGHFLAVTGRRGKAAARAQLDRAADFPEPVGFSGHFYIPFLAEGYLHLEDRACAVLYSERIRTLRGFMHYGASVDRILAEVAASKGEWEAAEQAFEDGLTLCRRANNGPEEAMILYEQARTALMRGRVEANHASSSSQRMHALCEHARTLFLQYGMQRAASLVDTLQEGVRQLEQQQDRQAQQRISPEHISHPGYQLDLHLTRRELEVLRLVAQGHTDREVAEILVISPRTVNRHLSNIFVKLDVPGRAAAVAYAIRWGLVG from the coding sequence ATGCAGATACCCTTTCACGATCCACTTACAATAGAGGCGACGCGGGACAATGAGCATGACGCGCTGCCACTGGTAGGACGCGAGACCGAACTGCAGGTGATTTCGCTGCTGCTGGAAACGGTGGCGCGGGATAGACCGGCAGGGGCGCGCGCCTTGACGATCAGTGGCGAGATGGGCGCGGGGAAGACCCGCCTGCTGGCCGAGATGCATAAGATGGCCAGAGGACGCGGTTTCTCTGTGCTGGAGAGCAGCGCGTATGAATCTGGCCGCCTGTTTCCCTATTTTCCGTTTATTGAAGCCCTGCGCCCGGTTTTGCGCTCGTCTACGCGCGTGCAACTCTCACGTTACCTGGGATTAGACGTGGTAGAGAAGGATGCCTCGCCTGATGGCGAAAGAGGGGAGATTGCATTTCCTGGCATAGCAATGGTGACGGCGCTGGCCGATCTTTTCCCCGAACTGCCAGGAAAGCTGAGCGTTCCCATCGCGACCCCGGAACGTTCTGCCGGGCAGGAGAAATTCCGCCTGTTCGATACGATTGCCACATTGCTGGAACGCCTGGCCCTTGACCGGCCCCTTTTGTTGAGCATTGATAACCTGCAATGGGCCGATAGCGCGAGCCTGGAACTGATGCTGTACCTGACGATACGCCTGCGCGGGAGCCAGGTCGCATTGGCCGGCGCGACACGCCCGCCCGGCCGTTTCAATGCCACAGGGCATACACCTGAGATGGGAGTGTCGGTGGCGGCAACCGCTGCTGCTGCCAGGGCTTTGAGCGATTTGATGCGCCAGGGATTGCTGCGCGTTTTACCACTTAGCCCATTGAACGAAGAAGCTATGATACGACACCTGCACGCCCTACTCCCTGGCGAGATTGCCGCAGATCTCATACAATCATTGGTCTCTCGCGCCGGGGGAAACGTTTTCTTTCTGGAAGAGTTGGTACGTGTACTCGCCCAGGACAAACGACTCGCGCTACAGGAGGGCGCCTGGCAGGCAAGAGGCGTTGACGCACCGTTGCCGGAGAGTATTACAATCGCTGTGGAGCAGCGTCTGCAAGGATTGAGTACGCGGTGCCGGGAGCTTTTATGCGTCGCATCCCTCTTCGGCTCTACCTTTCCCCTGGCGGCCCTGATGCAGGTCGTGCAGCAAGACGAGGAACAGACCCGATTTTTGCTGGATGAGGCGCGCGGGGCGCAGGTGATTAAGAGGATTCCTGGGGCCACTTCTCACCAGGCGCTTGATGCCTATAGATTTTGCCAGGGGGTCGTTCAGGAGGTAATGCAGGGCGCGCTTCCGGTAGAGCGGACACGATTCCTGCATGGTGCGATAGGCCGCGCTTTAGAGGCTTCGTATGGAGAGGCTGCTGCTGCACATGCCGCGGAACTTGCCAGACACTTTGTCTTGAGTGGAGAGAAGGAGGCCGCGCTTCATTGGAGCCTGCTTGCCGGAGAGGATGCCATCCGGCAACAGGCGCTACGAGAGGCTATAGCGTACCTGCGAGTAGTGTTGGAATTGCTTGAGGTATCGAGGGAGCTTGACGCGGGACAGAAGGCGATTCTCGCCATTCAAACACGCGTGGCTCTAGGGGAGAGCTGGTCTAAGCTGGGAGAGCTTGAGCAGGCGCGTGAGGCGTTCCAGGGGGCGATAAGCGAGTTTCAGCAGGAAAGGGTATCTGGCCGGCAACTGCATGATGCGTTTCCTTTCTTGCTTGCAAAGGCGAATCGATTACTGGCCGATGTGTACCGTATGCAGGGCAGGTACGACCTTGCACTCGCTCATTTGCGGGCGGCCCAGGACGCAATCGCGGCGGAAAATAACAAAAACGATAGTCAGGCCCATACTCAGCTTTCCGTGCCATGGCTACAGGGACGCAGCTTTTCAAGTGGCAGGCGTGTGCTGAGTCCTGAGCGTGTTACTGCCACCGAACGCCTGTTGCTCTTACAGGCAAGCGCCATGCTCGATATCTTCCTGAACCGCGGCAAGGAAGCTGAAACGGCGCTCTGGCAATCGCACCAGCTGGCGACCGCGATTGGTGATCAAAGCAGTCAGGCGTTTGCTTTGCATCTAATCGGTTGGATTCGTGGTTGGGGCGAGCATATTTTCGAGGCTATTCGTTTACTGAAACAGGCATGCGAGCTGTACATAGCCGTTGGCGACCCTTATCGCGCGGCGCTTGGCGAGCAGGGATTGGGCATCATTTACCTGACGCTGGGCGAGATAGAGCAGGCGCGCCTCTATACAGAGCGTGCTCTTCACAGGGCGCGTCGTTACGGCGTGCGTTATATCCTGGGCTGGCTCTACTGGAACGAAGCGGAAATAGCGCTCACCGCCGGCGATTGGTCGAGCTGCGAATCGCAACTGCAACAGGCTATGCAGGAAGCTGAGGAATTGAATAATGTGCGCCTCAAGCCGGTTGTGATACAGTCCCAGGCCCAGCTTCATTTTCGTCGTGGCAACTGGGATCAGGCGGAGCGGCTTTTCTCCGCCGCAATCCAGGCGGCCAGTAATACGGAATGGTATCCCAGCACGCTCGCGCTCTATGGTCATTTCCTCGCCGTTACGGGTCGCAGGGGGAAAGCGGCGGCAAGGGCGCAGCTTGATCGCGCGGCGGATTTTCCAGAACCCGTCGGCTTTAGCGGCCACTTCTACATACCTTTTCTTGCCGAGGGCTACCTGCACCTTGAGGACCGCGCGTGTGCGGTCCTTTATAGCGAACGTATTCGCACGCTGCGCGGCTTTATGCATTATGGCGCGTCGGTTGATCGCATCCTGGCAGAGGTCGCGGCCTCAAAAGGCGAGTGGGAAGCGGCGGAGCAGGCATTTGAAGATGGCCTGACGCTCTGCCGGCGCGCCAATAATGGGCCTGAAGAGGCGATGATCCTGTATGAACAGGCGCGAACGGCCTTGATGCGCGGCAGGGTAGAGGCAAACCATGCTTCCTCCTCATCGCAGCGTATGCACGCGTTATGCGAGCATGCGCGAACGCTATTTTTACAGTACGGCATGCAGCGTGCCGCCAGCCTTGTCGATACCCTTCAGGAAGGCGTCCGCCAGCTGGAGCAGCAGCAGGATAGACAGGCCCAACAGCGTATTTCGCCTGAACATATCTCACATCCGGGCTATCAGCTTGATCTCCATCTCACCAGGCGCGAACTGGAAGTGCTGCGACTCGTTGCCCAGGGCCATACCGACCGCGAAGTGGCGGAAATACTGGTAATCAGCCCGCGCACCGTCAACCGCCACCTGAGCAACATTTTCGTCAAGCTCGACGTTCCAGGAAGAGCCGCCGCCGTCGCTTACGCCATTCGCTGGGGACTGGTTGGCTGA